In Sorghum bicolor cultivar BTx623 chromosome 8, Sorghum_bicolor_NCBIv3, whole genome shotgun sequence, one genomic interval encodes:
- the LOC8084190 gene encoding protein STICHEL isoform X1, whose amino-acid sequence MRSSAIPLKTKTSQRLSRLEMGTMVGGCVGPSELHLRKELTALQKARCLQDPDTCSTWRSPLSSRSLVATSRITCNGGISSNLAPKLNESSCEPPNTDKKRRKVYLYNWRQNSCKSSESGMKIDEDVKQPSGELSLDSPCKSNGVNSKGDAYLGPPASIYNVQSSTSCTPVKRIARRRKGVLSRKGAAVSKLSDLQANSGEQSEDTENCNSETLEIFQRGYFYRPTSPLFAACGCVSSSNPSKLLKIGRREGSSFSCTPVSTSTYYRHVRRNTSTVGSWDARTATSFDGDESNQSAVLRSQRSHVPCYASKRRKHRGSEGSNYSPSLSAILRRKGSSLICGSQTMHKKKRSFGSMKWAHSKKSAQGMPLLGNSCDFGSSSFDSSSDELSTNIGELDMEASSRLDRKRWSSCKSQDAMDLSVRSADLAESDPRSLSQKYRPRAFPEIVGQNIAAQSLSNAIARERIAPAYLFQGPRGTGKTSTARIFSAALNCLTTGDNKPCGVCNQCTDFFSGKGTNLKEVDASNRKSISIIKHLLENLPPSAPLSRYKVFVVDECHMTPSKLWSAFMKFLDEPFPRVVFIFITIDPDNLPRAVVSRCQKYVFSKIKDIDTVCRLRKICVKENLDVELAALDLIALNSDGSLRDAETMLDQLSLLGKKITPSLVNDLVGVVSEEKLLDLLEIAMSGDTAETVKRSRELMDSGTDPMALMSQLAGLIMDIIAGTYKLADVACCNGSAVGGRSLTEAELERLQQALKILSDAEKQIRLSSERPTWFTAALLQLGCGHSSDMNQQKCSTQEHHKLTNDAMSEIARESSSRAVSHSLSAFGISKRTIDTKTVSVHSSPQVIASHSSQLRLNDNLVYGECRSVDRLPLNFNQLNDNCSQQMALVNGISDSLAQVWIRCIENCHSKTLQQLLIDHGKLVSIRQLEGHAIAFIAFEDCSIKSRAQRFLSSITNSIETVLKCNVEVKIGPLAELMDGEITLEAGPNVRRYESDFLSCSSNSDRLKGTLDSRRSFDHPDEVKKELETYRNTASADERLRSKVPIQTSKESTNDEQRLESAWLQVSDKHTPGLMNQERHDQHQVLSQFVGNQYQRKSSMSLVVPSSHADEDLAHEIEALKIVDSYGSQKRQSGKSENGFAISPSRMHKKDEMVDCDRESVCSEIGKSGCHGLFPCWKTQRQKGVKTKRQMRVKSS is encoded by the exons ATGCGTTCGTCGGCCATTCCTCTCAAA ACAAAGACAAGTCAGCGTCTTTCCAGACTGGAGATGGGGACTATGGTTGGAGGGTGTGTTGGCCCAAGTGAGCTTCACTTGAGGAAGGAACTTACTGCTTTGCAAAAGGCACGCTGCTTGCAGGACCCTGATACTTGCTCAACATGGAGATCACCTTTGAGTTCTAGGTCACTGGTGGCAACTTCAAGGATTACATGCAACGGTGGGATTTCTAGTAATTTAGCGCCAAAGCTCAATGAGTCATCTTGTGAGCCTCCAAACACTGATAAGAAACGAAGAAAGGTTTATCTCTACAATTGGAGGCAGAATTCTTGTAAATCTAGTGAAAGTGGAATGAAGATAGATGAGGATGTTAAGCAACCATCTGGTGAGCTAAGCCTGGACAGTCCATGCAAATCTAATGGGGTAAACTCCAAAGGTGATGCATATCTGGGTCCTCCAGCCAGCATCTACAATGTTCAGAGTTCAACATCATGTACTCCTGTCAAAAGAATAGCTAGAAGGAGAAAGGGTGTTTTGTCCAGAAAAGGAGCAGCTGTCTCGAAGTTGTCAGATCTTCAGGCTAACTCCGGTGAGCAATCTGAGGATACTGAGAATTGCAACTCAGAGACTCTGGAGATATTTCAAAGGGGCTACTTCTATCGCCCTACATCTCCGCTATTTGCTGCATGTGGATGTGTCAGCTCTTCAAATCCCTCAAAACTACTGAAAATAGGTAGAAGAGAGGGATCTTCCTTTTCTTGCACACCTGTTTCTACTAGCACCTATTACAGGCACGTAAGAAGGAACACCAGCACTGTTGGTTCTTGGGATGCTAGGACTGCTACTTCTTTTGACGGTGATGAGTCTAACCAATCAGCAGTTCTGAGAAGTCAGAGGTCGCATGTGCCTTGCTATGCATCAAAGAGGAGAAAACATCGAGGATCTGAAGGAAGTAATTATTCTCCTTCACTATCTGCTATACTTCGAAGAAAAGGTAGCAGCCTAATATGTGGGAGTCAGACAATGCATAAGAAGAAGAGATCATTTGGTTCAATGAAATGGGCACATTCAAAAAAGTCTGCTCAGGGAATGCCACTTTTGGGTAATAGCTGTGATTTTGGTTCTTCATCATTTGATTCATCAAGTGATGAACTCTCAACCAATATAGGGGAGCTTGATATGGAAGCTTCAAGCCGGTTAGATCGGAAAAGATGGTCAAGCTGCAAAAGCCAGGATGCAATGGATCTATCTGTTCGTAGTGCTGATCTGGCCGAGTCAGACCCAAGAAGCTTGAGCCAAAAATATAGACCAAGGGCATTCCCTGAAATTGTTGGTCAAAACATTGCAGCCCAATCACTTAGTAATGCTATAGCAAGGGAAAGGATAGCTCCTGCCTATCTTTTTCAAGGTCCTCGTGGAACAGGAAAAACATCGACTGCAAGGATATTTTCAGCAGCTCTAAATTGCCTTACTACTGGAGATAACAAACCCTGTGGGGTATGTAATCAGTGCACTGACTTCTTCAGTGGAAAAGGTACCAATCTAAAAGAAGTTGATGCAAGTAACAGAAAGAGTATAAGCATAATTAAGCACTTACTGGAAAATTTGCCGCCATCTGCACCTTTGTCCCGGTATAAGGTGTTTGTTGTTGATGAATGCCACATGACACCTTCCAAATTGTGGTCAGCATTTATGAAGTTTCTTGATGAACCATTTCCTCGTGTTGTGTTCATATTTATTACAATTGATCCTGACAACCTACCTCGAGCAGTTGTATCACGTTGCCAGAAGTATGTGTTCTCTAAGATCAAAGATATTGACACTGTGtgccgattgaggaaaatttGTGTCAAGGAAAATCTTGATGTTGAGCTAGCAGCTTTGGATTTGATAGCTCTGAATTCAGATGGCTCACTACGAGATGCAGAAACAATGTTAGATCAACTGAGTTTGTTAGGGAAAAAGATAACTCCCTCACTCGTCAACGATCTG GTTGGTGTTGTCTCGGAAGAGAAATTGCTTGATCTTCTGGAGATAGCTATGTCAGGAGACACGGCTGAGACAGTGAAAAGATCCAGAGAGCTGATGGATTCTGGCACTGATCCAATGGCATTAATGTCTCAGTTAGCTGGGCTCATCATGGACATCATTGCTGGCACGTACAAATTGGCTGATGTTGCTTGTTGTAATGGCTCAGCAGTTGGTGGTCGAAGTT TAACGGAAGCAGAGTTAGAAAGATTACAACAAGCATTGAAGATTCTTTCTGATGCTGAAAAGCAGATAAGGCTTTCAAGTGAGCGCCCCACGTGGTTTACTGCTGCTCTACTACAACTTGGATGTGGTCATAGTTCAGATATGAACCAACAAAAATGCAGTACTCAAGAACACCATAAACTAACCAATGATGCTATGTCTGAGATAGCAAGGGAATCCTCCAGCAGAGCTGTTTCTCATTCATTATCTGCCTTTGGCATTTCTAAGAGAACAATTGACACCAAAACAGTTAGTGTGCACTCGAGTCCTCAGGTCATTGCCTCACATTCATCCCAGTTGAGACTGAATGACAACTTGGTTTATGGAGAGTGTAGGTCTGTTGATAGACTTCCACTCAATTTTAATCAACTGAACGACAACTGTTCCCAGCAAATGGCCCTGGTAAATGGAATCTCAGATAGCCTTGCCCAGGTTTGGATAAGATGCATTGAGAACTGCCACTCGAAGACATTACAGCAGCTACTTATTGACCATGGGAAACTAGTATCAATCAGGCAATTAGAGG GCCATGCGATTGCTTTCATTGCATTTGAGGACTGTAGCATAAAATCTAGAGCTCAAAGATTTTTGAGTAGCATTACCAATTCAATTGAGACAGTACTGAAATGCAATGTGGAAGTCAAAATTGGTCCACTAGCGGAATTGATGGACGGAGAAATAACATTAGAGGCTGGTCCTAATGTAAGAAGATACGAGTCTGATTTCCTGAGTTGCTCATCAAACAGTGACCGACTAAAGGGAACTTTGGATTCAAGGAGAAGCTTTGATCATCCTGATGAAGTAAAGAAAGAACTGGAGACGTACAGAAATACTGCATCTGCTGATGAAAGGTTGCGTTCGAAAGTTCCCATCCAGACTTCAAAAGAATCAACAAATGATGAACAGCGACTGGAAAGTGCATGGCTCCAGGTTTCTGATAAGCACACACCAGGTCTGATGAATCAGGAAAGACACGATCAACATCAGGTTCTGTCTCAATTTGTTGGCAACCAATACCAAAGGAAGTCCTCAATGTCCCTAGTTGTGCCCTCAAGCCATGCAGATGAGGATCTTGCTCATGAGATAGAAGCTCTGAAGATAGTTGACAGTTATGGTTCTCAGAAGCGCCAGAGTGGAAAAAGTGAAAATGGCTTTGCCATTTCACCAAGCAGAATGCACAAAAAGGATGAGATGGTTGATTGCGACAGAGAGAGCGT ATGCTCTGAGATTGGAAAATCAGGATGTCATGGCCTTTTCCCTTGTTGGAAAACTCAAAGACAAAAGGGAGTAAAG ACGAAGAGGCAGATGCGGGTGAAATCTTCTTAG
- the LOC8054973 gene encoding B-box zinc finger protein 24 translates to MKIGCDACERAEAAVLCCADEAALCRSCDAAVHSANKLAARHHRVALLPSSTAHPPSSTSPIADDGSGSGGGGGDGHPACDICQEKTGYFFCLEDRALLCRPCDVAVHAAGVHVSSHRRFLITGVRVGDVESLSHGVPGSDGGASPSTTSSGNGSSNAPGSSSGGGNPTTTTTTTTMPDQVRPSSSSSIRATAATTAEGSPGQWQQWLWSDFLADDVGGGGGVDMEEECCHAELSEPGSSGLTRS, encoded by the exons ATGAAGATCGGGTGCGACGCGTGCgagcgcgcggaggcggcggtgCTGTGCTGCGCCGACGAGGCCGCGCTCTGCCGCAGCTGCGACGCCGCCGTCCACTCCGCCAACAAGCTCGCCGCCAGGCACCACCGCGTCGCGCTGCTCCCGTCGTCCACCGCTCACCCTCCCTCGTCCACCAGTCCCATCGCCGAcgacggcagcggcagcggcggcggcggcggcgacggccacCCCGCCTGTGACATCTGCCAG GAGAAGACGGGCTACTTCTTCTGCCTCGAGGACCGCGCCCTGCTGTGCCGGCCCTGCGACGTCGCCGTCCACGCCGCGGGCGTCCACGTCTCGTCCCACCGGCGCTTCCTCATCACCGGCGTCCGTGTGGGCGACGTCGAGAGCCTGAGCCACGGTGTCCCCGGCAGTGATGGCGGCGCCAGCCCAAGCACGACCAGCAGCGGCAACGGGAGCAGCAACGCTCCCGGCAGCAGCTCCGGCGGCGGCaacccgacgacgacgacgacgacgacgaccatgCCCGACCAAGtgcggccgtcgtcgtcgtcgtcgatccgCGCCACGGCAGCGACGACGGCAGAGGGCTCGCCGGGGCAGTGGCAGCAGTGGCTGTGGAGTGACTTCTTGGCCGACGAcgttggcggtggcggtggcgttgACATGGAGGAGGAGTGCTGCCATGCTGAGCTATCTGAACCTGGCTCCTCCGGCCTTACTAGATCCTGA
- the LOC8084806 gene encoding AP-2 complex subunit sigma: MIRFILLQNRQGKTRLAKYYVPLEDSEKHKVEYEVHRLVVNRDPKFTNFVEFRTHKVIYRRYAGLFFSMCVDITDNELAYLECIHLFVEILDHFFSNVCELDLVFNFHKVYLILDEFILAGELQETSKRAIIERMGELEKLE; this comes from the exons ATG ATCCGGTTCATCCTGCTGCAGAACCGGCAGGGGAAGACGCGGCTGGCCAAGTACTACGTCCCGCTCGAGGACTCCGAGAAGCACAAGGTCGAGTACGAG GTGCATCGGCTCGTGGTCAATCGGGACCCCAAGTTCACCAACTTTGTCGAG TTCCGCACACACAAAGTTATCTACAGAAGATATGCAGGACTTTTTTTCTCTATGTGCGTGGACATCACTGACAATGAATTGGCATACTTGGAATGTATCCATTTGTTTGTCGAGATATTGGACCATTTCTTCAGCAATGTGTGTGAACTTGATTTAGTATTTAACTTCCACAAG GTCTACTTGATactggatgagttcattcttgctGGAGAGCTTCAAGAAACAAGCAAAAGG GCAATTATAGAGAGGATGGGCGAGCTTGAGAAACTGGAATGA
- the LOC8083097 gene encoding zinc-finger homeodomain protein 3, whose amino-acid sequence MDLSGTQGELPMAMHAGGGGGGSPYLGLHHGHHEQQHNHGANGRHMSPPDVVAEEAKNRQLAVVPVSGAGGGGGAGVRYRECLKNHAAAIGGSATDGCGEFMPAGEEGSLDALRCSACGCHRNFHRKEPPGGGGGGDARQLHGHGHHHHHHHPLSPLSPLAAAHHHRGLLVAALPPAPTRMVMPLSAMHHQQQHHNSSASAESDDAHNAPGHAHGQQQGPPARKRFRTKFTAEQKARMLGFAEEAGWRLQKLDDAAVQRFCQEVGVKRRVLKVWMHNNKHTLARRGHDGVGDPQQQGPHGGQLGMPLPEPGGPGRSPSRSPPPQLRLE is encoded by the coding sequence ATGGATCTTTCCGGGACGCAGGGCGAGCTGCCGATGGCAATgcatgccggcggcggcggcggaggctcgCCGTACCTGGGGCTGCACCACGGGCACCACGAGCAGCAGCATAACCATGGCGCGAACGGCCGGCACATGTCGCCGCCGGACGTGGTGGCGGAGGAGGCCAAGAACCGGCAGCTGGCGGTGGTGCCCGTGAGCGGCGCAGGAGGAGGCGGGGGAGCAGGGGTGAGGTACCGCGAGTGCCTGAAGAACcacgcggcggccatcggcgggaGCGCGACGGACGGGTGCGGCGAGTTCATGCCCGCGGGCGAGGAAGGGTCGCTGGACGCGCTCCGGTGCTCGGCGTGCGGGTGCCACCGCAACTTCCACCGCAAGGAGCCGCCGGGTGGGGGCGGAGGCGGCGACGCGCGGCAGCTGCACGGGCAcgggcaccaccaccaccaccaccatccacTGAGCCCGCTGAGCCCGCTGGCCGCGGCGCACCACCACCGGGGGCTGCTGGTGGCGGCGCTGCCCCCGGCGCCGACGCGCATGGTGATGCCGCTGAGCGCCATGCACCATCAGCAGCAGCACCACAACAGCTCGGCGTCCGCGGAGTCCGACGACGCGCACAACGCGCCGGGACATGCGCACGGGCAGCAGCAGGGCCCGCCGGCCCGGAAGCGGTTCCGGACCAAGTTCACGGCGGAGCAGAAGGCCCGCATGCTGGGTTTCGCGGAGGAGGCCGGGTGGCGGCTGCAGAAGCTGGACGACGCGGCGGTGCAGCGCTTCTGCCAGGAGGTGGGCGTGAAGCGGCGCGTGCTCAAGGTGTGGATGCACAACAACAAGCACACCCTGGCGCGGCGCGGCCACGACGGCGTTGGCGACCCGCAGCAGCAGGGGCCGCACGGCGGCCAGCTCGGCATGCCGCTCCCGGAGCCCGGCGGGCCCGGACGGAGCCCCAGCCGGAGCCCGCCGCCGCAGCTGCGGCTGGAGTGA
- the LOC8084190 gene encoding protein STICHEL isoform X2, whose translation MGTMVGGCVGPSELHLRKELTALQKARCLQDPDTCSTWRSPLSSRSLVATSRITCNGGISSNLAPKLNESSCEPPNTDKKRRKVYLYNWRQNSCKSSESGMKIDEDVKQPSGELSLDSPCKSNGVNSKGDAYLGPPASIYNVQSSTSCTPVKRIARRRKGVLSRKGAAVSKLSDLQANSGEQSEDTENCNSETLEIFQRGYFYRPTSPLFAACGCVSSSNPSKLLKIGRREGSSFSCTPVSTSTYYRHVRRNTSTVGSWDARTATSFDGDESNQSAVLRSQRSHVPCYASKRRKHRGSEGSNYSPSLSAILRRKGSSLICGSQTMHKKKRSFGSMKWAHSKKSAQGMPLLGNSCDFGSSSFDSSSDELSTNIGELDMEASSRLDRKRWSSCKSQDAMDLSVRSADLAESDPRSLSQKYRPRAFPEIVGQNIAAQSLSNAIARERIAPAYLFQGPRGTGKTSTARIFSAALNCLTTGDNKPCGVCNQCTDFFSGKGTNLKEVDASNRKSISIIKHLLENLPPSAPLSRYKVFVVDECHMTPSKLWSAFMKFLDEPFPRVVFIFITIDPDNLPRAVVSRCQKYVFSKIKDIDTVCRLRKICVKENLDVELAALDLIALNSDGSLRDAETMLDQLSLLGKKITPSLVNDLVGVVSEEKLLDLLEIAMSGDTAETVKRSRELMDSGTDPMALMSQLAGLIMDIIAGTYKLADVACCNGSAVGGRSLTEAELERLQQALKILSDAEKQIRLSSERPTWFTAALLQLGCGHSSDMNQQKCSTQEHHKLTNDAMSEIARESSSRAVSHSLSAFGISKRTIDTKTVSVHSSPQVIASHSSQLRLNDNLVYGECRSVDRLPLNFNQLNDNCSQQMALVNGISDSLAQVWIRCIENCHSKTLQQLLIDHGKLVSIRQLEGHAIAFIAFEDCSIKSRAQRFLSSITNSIETVLKCNVEVKIGPLAELMDGEITLEAGPNVRRYESDFLSCSSNSDRLKGTLDSRRSFDHPDEVKKELETYRNTASADERLRSKVPIQTSKESTNDEQRLESAWLQVSDKHTPGLMNQERHDQHQVLSQFVGNQYQRKSSMSLVVPSSHADEDLAHEIEALKIVDSYGSQKRQSGKSENGFAISPSRMHKKDEMVDCDRESVCSEIGKSGCHGLFPCWKTQRQKGVKTKRQMRVKSS comes from the exons ATGGGGACTATGGTTGGAGGGTGTGTTGGCCCAAGTGAGCTTCACTTGAGGAAGGAACTTACTGCTTTGCAAAAGGCACGCTGCTTGCAGGACCCTGATACTTGCTCAACATGGAGATCACCTTTGAGTTCTAGGTCACTGGTGGCAACTTCAAGGATTACATGCAACGGTGGGATTTCTAGTAATTTAGCGCCAAAGCTCAATGAGTCATCTTGTGAGCCTCCAAACACTGATAAGAAACGAAGAAAGGTTTATCTCTACAATTGGAGGCAGAATTCTTGTAAATCTAGTGAAAGTGGAATGAAGATAGATGAGGATGTTAAGCAACCATCTGGTGAGCTAAGCCTGGACAGTCCATGCAAATCTAATGGGGTAAACTCCAAAGGTGATGCATATCTGGGTCCTCCAGCCAGCATCTACAATGTTCAGAGTTCAACATCATGTACTCCTGTCAAAAGAATAGCTAGAAGGAGAAAGGGTGTTTTGTCCAGAAAAGGAGCAGCTGTCTCGAAGTTGTCAGATCTTCAGGCTAACTCCGGTGAGCAATCTGAGGATACTGAGAATTGCAACTCAGAGACTCTGGAGATATTTCAAAGGGGCTACTTCTATCGCCCTACATCTCCGCTATTTGCTGCATGTGGATGTGTCAGCTCTTCAAATCCCTCAAAACTACTGAAAATAGGTAGAAGAGAGGGATCTTCCTTTTCTTGCACACCTGTTTCTACTAGCACCTATTACAGGCACGTAAGAAGGAACACCAGCACTGTTGGTTCTTGGGATGCTAGGACTGCTACTTCTTTTGACGGTGATGAGTCTAACCAATCAGCAGTTCTGAGAAGTCAGAGGTCGCATGTGCCTTGCTATGCATCAAAGAGGAGAAAACATCGAGGATCTGAAGGAAGTAATTATTCTCCTTCACTATCTGCTATACTTCGAAGAAAAGGTAGCAGCCTAATATGTGGGAGTCAGACAATGCATAAGAAGAAGAGATCATTTGGTTCAATGAAATGGGCACATTCAAAAAAGTCTGCTCAGGGAATGCCACTTTTGGGTAATAGCTGTGATTTTGGTTCTTCATCATTTGATTCATCAAGTGATGAACTCTCAACCAATATAGGGGAGCTTGATATGGAAGCTTCAAGCCGGTTAGATCGGAAAAGATGGTCAAGCTGCAAAAGCCAGGATGCAATGGATCTATCTGTTCGTAGTGCTGATCTGGCCGAGTCAGACCCAAGAAGCTTGAGCCAAAAATATAGACCAAGGGCATTCCCTGAAATTGTTGGTCAAAACATTGCAGCCCAATCACTTAGTAATGCTATAGCAAGGGAAAGGATAGCTCCTGCCTATCTTTTTCAAGGTCCTCGTGGAACAGGAAAAACATCGACTGCAAGGATATTTTCAGCAGCTCTAAATTGCCTTACTACTGGAGATAACAAACCCTGTGGGGTATGTAATCAGTGCACTGACTTCTTCAGTGGAAAAGGTACCAATCTAAAAGAAGTTGATGCAAGTAACAGAAAGAGTATAAGCATAATTAAGCACTTACTGGAAAATTTGCCGCCATCTGCACCTTTGTCCCGGTATAAGGTGTTTGTTGTTGATGAATGCCACATGACACCTTCCAAATTGTGGTCAGCATTTATGAAGTTTCTTGATGAACCATTTCCTCGTGTTGTGTTCATATTTATTACAATTGATCCTGACAACCTACCTCGAGCAGTTGTATCACGTTGCCAGAAGTATGTGTTCTCTAAGATCAAAGATATTGACACTGTGtgccgattgaggaaaatttGTGTCAAGGAAAATCTTGATGTTGAGCTAGCAGCTTTGGATTTGATAGCTCTGAATTCAGATGGCTCACTACGAGATGCAGAAACAATGTTAGATCAACTGAGTTTGTTAGGGAAAAAGATAACTCCCTCACTCGTCAACGATCTG GTTGGTGTTGTCTCGGAAGAGAAATTGCTTGATCTTCTGGAGATAGCTATGTCAGGAGACACGGCTGAGACAGTGAAAAGATCCAGAGAGCTGATGGATTCTGGCACTGATCCAATGGCATTAATGTCTCAGTTAGCTGGGCTCATCATGGACATCATTGCTGGCACGTACAAATTGGCTGATGTTGCTTGTTGTAATGGCTCAGCAGTTGGTGGTCGAAGTT TAACGGAAGCAGAGTTAGAAAGATTACAACAAGCATTGAAGATTCTTTCTGATGCTGAAAAGCAGATAAGGCTTTCAAGTGAGCGCCCCACGTGGTTTACTGCTGCTCTACTACAACTTGGATGTGGTCATAGTTCAGATATGAACCAACAAAAATGCAGTACTCAAGAACACCATAAACTAACCAATGATGCTATGTCTGAGATAGCAAGGGAATCCTCCAGCAGAGCTGTTTCTCATTCATTATCTGCCTTTGGCATTTCTAAGAGAACAATTGACACCAAAACAGTTAGTGTGCACTCGAGTCCTCAGGTCATTGCCTCACATTCATCCCAGTTGAGACTGAATGACAACTTGGTTTATGGAGAGTGTAGGTCTGTTGATAGACTTCCACTCAATTTTAATCAACTGAACGACAACTGTTCCCAGCAAATGGCCCTGGTAAATGGAATCTCAGATAGCCTTGCCCAGGTTTGGATAAGATGCATTGAGAACTGCCACTCGAAGACATTACAGCAGCTACTTATTGACCATGGGAAACTAGTATCAATCAGGCAATTAGAGG GCCATGCGATTGCTTTCATTGCATTTGAGGACTGTAGCATAAAATCTAGAGCTCAAAGATTTTTGAGTAGCATTACCAATTCAATTGAGACAGTACTGAAATGCAATGTGGAAGTCAAAATTGGTCCACTAGCGGAATTGATGGACGGAGAAATAACATTAGAGGCTGGTCCTAATGTAAGAAGATACGAGTCTGATTTCCTGAGTTGCTCATCAAACAGTGACCGACTAAAGGGAACTTTGGATTCAAGGAGAAGCTTTGATCATCCTGATGAAGTAAAGAAAGAACTGGAGACGTACAGAAATACTGCATCTGCTGATGAAAGGTTGCGTTCGAAAGTTCCCATCCAGACTTCAAAAGAATCAACAAATGATGAACAGCGACTGGAAAGTGCATGGCTCCAGGTTTCTGATAAGCACACACCAGGTCTGATGAATCAGGAAAGACACGATCAACATCAGGTTCTGTCTCAATTTGTTGGCAACCAATACCAAAGGAAGTCCTCAATGTCCCTAGTTGTGCCCTCAAGCCATGCAGATGAGGATCTTGCTCATGAGATAGAAGCTCTGAAGATAGTTGACAGTTATGGTTCTCAGAAGCGCCAGAGTGGAAAAAGTGAAAATGGCTTTGCCATTTCACCAAGCAGAATGCACAAAAAGGATGAGATGGTTGATTGCGACAGAGAGAGCGT ATGCTCTGAGATTGGAAAATCAGGATGTCATGGCCTTTTCCCTTGTTGGAAAACTCAAAGACAAAAGGGAGTAAAG ACGAAGAGGCAGATGCGGGTGAAATCTTCTTAG